Proteins encoded by one window of Streptomyces sp. NBC_01477:
- a CDS encoding gamma-aminobutyraldehyde dehydrogenase, with amino-acid sequence MTELRTLRNYIDGEFRAAADGRTTEVVNPVTGHAYATAPLSGADDVDAAMAAAAEAFPGWRDTTPSDRQKALLRIADAIEARAAEIVAVESENTGKPIGLTTTEEIPPMVDQIRFFAGAARMLEGRSAGEYMEGMTSMVRREPVGVCAQVAPWNYPMMMAVWKFAPAIAAGNTVVLKPSDTTPASTVLLAEILGEHLPKGVFNVVCGDRDTGRLMVEHPVPAMASITGSVRAGTEVAGSAAKDLKRVHLELGGKAPVVVFEDVDIPRAVEDISVAGFFNAGQDCTAATRVLVHESIHAEFTAALAKAAADTKTGLPDDEDVLYGPLNNARQLDQVSGFIERLPAHARIETGGHRVGEQGYFYAPTVVSGLRQDDEIIQREVFGPVITVQSFTDEEQALTWANGVDYALASSVWTKDHARAMRMSKRLDFGCVWINTHIPLVAEMPHGGFKQSGYGKDLSGYGFEDYTRIKHVMTSLD; translated from the coding sequence GTGACCGAACTCCGTACTCTGCGCAACTACATCGACGGAGAATTCCGTGCCGCCGCGGACGGACGGACCACCGAGGTGGTCAACCCGGTGACCGGCCATGCGTACGCCACCGCGCCGCTGTCCGGCGCCGACGACGTGGACGCGGCCATGGCCGCCGCCGCCGAGGCCTTCCCGGGCTGGCGCGACACCACGCCGTCGGACCGGCAGAAGGCGCTGCTGCGGATCGCCGACGCGATCGAGGCGCGGGCCGCCGAGATCGTCGCCGTCGAGAGCGAGAACACGGGAAAGCCGATCGGTCTGACCACGACCGAGGAGATCCCGCCCATGGTGGACCAGATCCGCTTCTTCGCGGGCGCCGCGCGGATGCTGGAGGGCCGCTCCGCGGGTGAGTACATGGAGGGCATGACCTCCATGGTCCGGCGCGAGCCGGTCGGGGTCTGCGCGCAGGTCGCGCCCTGGAACTACCCGATGATGATGGCGGTGTGGAAGTTCGCCCCCGCCATCGCCGCGGGGAACACGGTGGTGCTCAAGCCGTCCGACACCACACCGGCCTCCACCGTGCTGCTCGCCGAGATCCTGGGCGAGCACCTGCCCAAGGGCGTCTTCAACGTGGTCTGCGGCGACCGCGACACCGGCCGCCTCATGGTCGAGCACCCGGTGCCAGCGATGGCGTCCATCACCGGCTCGGTCAGGGCCGGCACGGAGGTCGCCGGGTCCGCCGCCAAGGACCTCAAGCGCGTCCACCTCGAACTGGGCGGCAAGGCGCCCGTGGTGGTGTTCGAGGACGTCGACATCCCGCGCGCCGTCGAGGACATCTCGGTGGCCGGCTTCTTCAACGCCGGCCAGGACTGCACCGCCGCCACCCGGGTCCTGGTGCACGAGTCGATCCACGCGGAATTCACCGCCGCCCTGGCCAAGGCCGCCGCCGACACCAAGACCGGGCTGCCGGACGACGAGGACGTGCTGTACGGCCCGCTCAACAACGCCCGCCAGCTCGACCAGGTCAGCGGCTTCATCGAGCGCCTCCCCGCGCACGCCAGGATCGAGACCGGCGGCCACCGGGTCGGCGAGCAGGGCTACTTCTACGCGCCGACCGTCGTGTCCGGGCTGCGGCAGGACGACGAGATCATCCAGCGCGAGGTCTTCGGCCCGGTCATCACCGTCCAGTCCTTCACCGACGAGGAGCAGGCCCTCACCTGGGCCAACGGCGTGGACTACGCGCTGGCCTCCTCGGTGTGGACCAAGGACCACGCCCGCGCGATGCGGATGTCCAAGCGGCTGGACTTCGGGTGCGTGTGGATCAACACCCACATCCCGCTGGTCGCGGAGATGCCGCACGGCGGCTTCAAGCAGTCCGGCTACGGCAAGGACCTGTCGGGCTACGGGTTCGAGGACTACACGCGGATCAAGCACGTGATGACGTCCCTGGACTAG